TGATACCTCCTATTATCGCGATATTGTTCGTTTCGTATTATACTATAAGTAATGTTTTGTGGCAAATATCGTGTTCTGGAGGTGTACCTTTGTCAAAGCACGAGGTTCTAGTTTACCTTCCGCTCAAGCCCTCAGCGGCGAAGATACAAAACCTGCCGGTGAAGTTACCGGTGAGAATAGAAGACCTTCCGAAGATCGTCAACGAAGACCGGATTGATCTAGACATTATCATTCGTGGTCTGGAAACTCAGCATAGGGTAAAAGCTGATGAGTACTACGATTCATACCTTGTATATTTCTATTACGAAGCCTTCAAGAAGGCTCTAAACGAGAGTGATGTTTCCAAAGCAAAGGAATGGCTGGAAAAGGCTAGAAAAATCAAAGTTGATTATCGTTATTTCTTTTACAACGGTCTACTTCAACGTGAACTTGGACGGCTGGATCTATCTGAAATAGAACTCAGAAAAGCCGTGGAGATGAATAACAACTTCTATGTCGGCTATTATGAACTGGCACGATTGATGCAGAAGAAAGGCGAATATGACGAGGCTGTAAAATTTCACATAAAATCTCTAGAAACTTCCGGAGGAGAATTTTCATTGCCCCTACTTGGAGTAATAGACGCTTATATTGCATCAGGTATGATCGACTCTGCCCTTAGCCTGCTGGAACATCTTCCAGAAGACTTTCCATTGTTTGTGGATGCGATGTTGAGGAAAGGCGTACTTTTGAATGAACTCCAGAGATATGCTGAAGCTGAGATGACGTTCAATGTGGCTATAGCAAAGGAAGAACGCTGGGAATTATTTTACAACAGAGCATATTCCAGGGAACGCCTTGGAAAACTTCAGGGAGCACTTTTTGACTTGAAGAAAACTCTCGAATTGAACTCATCAAAGTCCATTTATTATGATATCGCCCTCATAGAAAGGGAGCTGGGGTTTGTAGAGGATGCTATTGACCATCTGCTAGACTACCTCGAGGCTGAAAAAGAACCTGCTGCAGAATTGGCACTGGCTCGCTGCTATCTTCTACTTGGTGATTTTGAAAATGCGATGCGTTCTCTGCCCGATTCTGCGCGTAAAGATTTTCGTGAACAGCTGTTAGTATACCGTGAGCTTGCCGAAGATAGAGGAGAAAACGAACCTATTGAAACCCCCCTGTTTGCAGGAATTGTCCGAATGTACAGGAATGGGGAGCTTGTGAAAAACATCCTTGAATTACAGACCCGCTCGCTAAAATTGCCAGGGATTAAGGAACTTTTTTACTCAGAAGATCTGGACTACGAGGAACTCATGCGCTGGCTGTTGAAGCGCTTCGAAAACGAGCAATCATTACGGGACAGAATAAATAACATAATACATGGAAAGATGCCCAAAGAAAGGGATATTAGCATTGAAGAGATCATGACTTTCATTCGTTTATTACCTTTCTTTGGCGTACGTTTTGATCGTTTGGATTTGTTCACACGACGCTTTGCATTTATTTTGTCTGGCCACGGTGAGACTCTGGCTATTCTGTCGATCATTCTCAAACTATATTATTATTCATTGTCAGGAACTGACTTTGACTGTATACTTTTTCTTGAGGAAGCCATGGAAGAACACAAGGTCTATGCTTTTAAGTTCTCCAAATTCATAGCAGAAAACCTTGAGACAAACCTTATCGACGCTGATACAGCTCTTGAAATTTCTCCAAAAACCCCTCGGGAATTCCTCGTGAAGCTACTGGCTCTCTTGAGGGCAGATGCCATTGAAGAAGCTATAGAAAACGATCAAATCTTTTACTACTTTAGGAGGTAACTTATGAAAAACGATCTTTTTGAAAGGCTTCTGGAGCTTATAATGTCAGATGAATTCGATCCTGAAGAGCTTAATACCGAATCCTTTGTAACACTACTGAAAGAAAACTTTTCCACTGAAGAAGCCGAAGAAATTCTCGAAAGTTTCGATTCTCTTTTTGGCGGACTTTCAGATCTCATAGAGAACCCGCGTGAATATTTCTTTGGCGATGAAGGAAAAGCCCTTCCTAAAGAGGAGGATACAGAGAAGTAGCCTTTTGATTTACGGGTTAATTATCCTATAATTAATGTAAAGTGCATATAACGGGTTTACAAGGGGGTTGATTTAATGAAGGTAAAGCTCTTCGTGTTGTTTTTGCTTTTTTCTGTGACTGCTCTTACCTATGGCGTTTTGAAAGTAGATTCTTACCCTGCCAGAGCTCTAGTGTACATTGATGGTGAGCATCTCGGTTACACCCCCTTTAGCATGTATGCCGTTGAAGGATACCACAGGGTTGCTATAAATAAAAAGGGTTTTGAACCGTATGAAGAATACGTATATATTGGAAAGGATACAACAGTTCAAGTTAAAAAAATGCTCAGAATTCGCCAAGATTACTCCACGACCTTTGGAAAACTGTTAGTCGGGATAAAACTTGAAAACTACGAACCAAGAGAGTGGCTTTTTGAGAAAATCAATCAAACAATCAGAAATGTCCTCGAAGAAATGAACATAGCAGCCGACATCGTTTCTGGAGAAGGTTTAAGCCCGACAGCAGCACTTGGATATTCTGGGTATTTGGAATTTATTTTGAGCCACGAAGAAACGGATGGAAAACACAGCTTCTCTTTATCATTGAAACATCAGAACCTGATCCATAATGAGAAGTCTTTCGAAATAGAGAAGATTTTTTATGTTACAGGTATTAGAGAGAACTTTGATAAGGCTTATCTACCCGTTCTTCAGAGTGCTTTTGGTGAATTAGCAGAATCGTTGGTTGACGAATTGTATGACAAAGTCGCGGGTAAAATAGAATTTATAAATGTGGATATCCAAAAGTATCCAGAAATCAGTCTTATATTCAGGGCTTACGATGAATACAACACCCCTCTATCAAAAGATACTATGGCTGCAGGTAAACTTTCTATAATCGAAGCAGATAACTTCATCCAACCTTTACAGCTCATACCAATAAAACAAGAAGATGTCTTGAATTTCACGCTTGCCCTCGATAGAAGTGGAAGTATGAAATCTGTTATCGAAAAGGCGAAACTGGCGGCAAAGGATTTTTTGAGCTTGTTACCAACCAATAGCTCCATCGCGCTTATAGCCTTTGATAACGAAATCGAGCTTCTTAAAAACTTTACTGACAATCGCCAGGAGCTTTCTGCAGCACTGCACACAATCACCGCTCAAGGTTCCACTCCCCTCTACGACACGGTTGTTGAGGCCGTAAAACTCCTCTCTAAAAGAGAAGGGCCAAGATTTCTAGTGCTGGTAACTGACGGTGTTGATGCCAATCTCCGCGATACGGGTCCTGGCAGCAGGAATTCGATATCCGAAGCGATAAAAGCTGCAAGGGAGAATAATGTAGTTATATTCGCGATAGGACTTGGCCGAAATATCGATAAGTTCAGCCTTGGAACACTCACAACCTCAACAGGGGGATC
This genomic interval from Kosmotoga pacifica contains the following:
- a CDS encoding tetratricopeptide repeat protein yields the protein MSKHEVLVYLPLKPSAAKIQNLPVKLPVRIEDLPKIVNEDRIDLDIIIRGLETQHRVKADEYYDSYLVYFYYEAFKKALNESDVSKAKEWLEKARKIKVDYRYFFYNGLLQRELGRLDLSEIELRKAVEMNNNFYVGYYELARLMQKKGEYDEAVKFHIKSLETSGGEFSLPLLGVIDAYIASGMIDSALSLLEHLPEDFPLFVDAMLRKGVLLNELQRYAEAEMTFNVAIAKEERWELFYNRAYSRERLGKLQGALFDLKKTLELNSSKSIYYDIALIERELGFVEDAIDHLLDYLEAEKEPAAELALARCYLLLGDFENAMRSLPDSARKDFREQLLVYRELAEDRGENEPIETPLFAGIVRMYRNGELVKNILELQTRSLKLPGIKELFYSEDLDYEELMRWLLKRFENEQSLRDRINNIIHGKMPKERDISIEEIMTFIRLLPFFGVRFDRLDLFTRRFAFILSGHGETLAILSIILKLYYYSLSGTDFDCILFLEEAMEEHKVYAFKFSKFIAENLETNLIDADTALEISPKTPREFLVKLLALLRADAIEEAIENDQIFYYFRR